A window of the Bacteroidales bacterium genome harbors these coding sequences:
- a CDS encoding translocation/assembly module TamB, whose translation MTVVLLPVFLYALFRTTPVQTYIASRVASYLSTELNTTVEVGGLDISWFLRIVLVDVNILDKRKMPVIKFHRLSTGMPDFDLKQHRIKLNSVNLQGADVRLVYYENSNELNLQFLLDYFSSKDTISTASKPWVFSCKKVDIRDTRFRYRNEQRISPGKGMDYDDLDIAGIDLHIRGLNINGDSIAAEIKQLTAKEKCGFSLEDFSTRVLVTSREIIADSLLITTDKSKLSLDLKLQYHNWNGFNDFIDSVNIRANIKQAQLDLRDLVCFAPELDGMDESVKLSGKFNGTISSFNGKEILLAYGQGTAFSGSLKMTGLPHIEETFIHLRMNEFKTDYKDVQSFTLPYSSGLESIKVPVEVTRLGSVRIVGKFTGFFNDFVSNATFYTDAGVITTDILLSKNHEDNRIEYDGHLQAAGFDLGKVFNVKEIGTLNLNASVNGKGFSAKTADLTVKGKVDQFWLIGNELDELSIDGSFNSQKFSGKILLQDELINLDFNGMVDISDSLPVFNFQADLRNAMLTKLNLWERDSSSMISTHMNLDFRGNTLDNLMGSLNFENTVYVENKHTIVMNQLMLLTQSLSNNGKRMTLKSDFADAVFSGQYTFDDLTEYLTLVFTDYLPAIALVSPSLPREVKGSFDYTIQLRNTKPLTDIFVPGLQIDPNTVVSGGFDPSKGLVNVNGRSPSIRLNGFTFEDWSLQGASEGGKLGVEMNCRDITLLSDDDEETPDAHLEQFKLFSTAQNDTIKFRVVWNDVDTADKNRADFGGSLSFSSYPMLALSLDSAGININDTLWSIKAGNKILIDTTSIQVMDLQIASKYQSIAIDGRITDDPLDQLFIRLDHFNISQLDLYTRPWGIDFDGYVNGTLALSDVFHIPLIKASLLVNKLGFNHEALGDAEINSSWDNTQKAIMLDTRIVYQGNAGVHYPLLAKGAIYTERSKNNFDISVKVDNIKLKVLQPFFIGLFSRMKGYGSGDLTLTGAFENPILTGKVKLMRSELMIDYLRTSYSFTGDFNFAEDLMWFENINVADSVGNTGSTSGKISHHAFKDWFLDIDVVSNNLTVLNTTFSPAEMYYGKARANGKMQLKGPVNDLKLSVQARSVKGTDVFIPINTDVTIAENDYIYYVNTESKDDPKAGPPPEPSNLSLHLELDVSKDANLELILPYRMGNIKVKGDGAVDMGLDSKGNYSMHGQYVMDKGSFLFNFQDIFSRTFEIRKGSTITFNGSPYDADINLQAVYKIKTNLAGLSTVPLEATSKRIPVDCVISLTNSLYNPDIHFSIAMPDADAETQRWVFGAIDTSNSVAMNQQMISLLLLNSFTSSGESSNITATGLGISSFSIISNQLNNWLSQISKDFDVGVNYRPGDQMSAQELELALSTQFFNDRVVVDGTFGMTTSNTIANSQSSNQWIGDVNVEVKITEDGRFRVKAFNRTNTSIDLYTGQAPYTQGVGILYRKDFDNLRELFGMQRKAATGK comes from the coding sequence TTGACAGTTGTTTTACTGCCTGTATTCCTCTATGCCTTATTTCGTACAACCCCTGTTCAGACCTACATTGCCAGCCGCGTTGCTTCCTACCTTTCCACTGAATTGAATACAACAGTTGAGGTGGGAGGACTTGATATCAGCTGGTTTCTCAGGATTGTCCTGGTTGATGTGAATATTCTCGACAAAAGAAAAATGCCGGTTATAAAGTTCCATCGCCTTTCAACAGGGATGCCTGACTTTGATCTGAAACAACACAGGATTAAACTTAATTCAGTCAATCTGCAGGGGGCTGATGTCCGCCTGGTTTATTATGAGAATTCCAATGAACTGAATTTGCAGTTCTTATTGGATTATTTCTCTTCCAAGGATACGATTTCAACTGCTTCCAAACCCTGGGTATTTAGCTGTAAAAAAGTTGATATCAGGGATACCCGGTTTCGTTATAGGAATGAACAAAGGATTTCTCCGGGAAAAGGCATGGATTATGATGATCTGGATATCGCCGGAATTGACCTTCACATCAGGGGATTGAATATTAATGGAGATTCTATTGCAGCAGAAATCAAGCAATTGACAGCCAAAGAGAAATGCGGATTTTCGCTGGAAGACTTCTCAACCCGCGTACTTGTAACATCGCGGGAAATTATCGCAGATAGCCTTCTGATTACAACTGATAAAAGCAAACTTTCACTTGACCTTAAATTGCAATATCATAACTGGAATGGGTTCAACGATTTTATTGATAGTGTGAATATCAGGGCTAATATCAAACAGGCACAACTTGACCTGAGAGATCTGGTTTGCTTTGCCCCCGAACTGGATGGAATGGATGAATCAGTGAAACTTTCCGGGAAATTTAATGGGACTATTTCATCGTTCAACGGTAAGGAAATATTACTTGCCTATGGACAAGGAACTGCCTTTTCAGGGAGCCTTAAAATGACCGGACTGCCACATATAGAAGAGACATTCATTCATTTAAGGATGAATGAATTTAAAACAGACTACAAGGATGTTCAGTCTTTTACACTTCCCTATTCCAGTGGATTAGAATCCATTAAAGTACCGGTTGAAGTAACAAGACTGGGTTCAGTTAGAATCGTCGGGAAATTTACCGGCTTCTTTAACGATTTTGTCTCTAATGCTACTTTTTATACTGATGCAGGTGTCATAACAACCGATATTCTTTTAAGCAAAAATCATGAAGATAATAGGATCGAATATGACGGACATCTTCAGGCAGCTGGATTTGACCTGGGTAAGGTTTTTAATGTAAAAGAAATTGGGACATTGAATCTGAATGCCTCCGTGAATGGTAAAGGATTTTCTGCCAAAACAGCTGATTTAACAGTAAAAGGTAAGGTGGATCAGTTCTGGCTTATAGGCAACGAACTTGATGAACTCTCTATCGACGGCAGTTTCAATAGCCAGAAATTCAGCGGGAAGATATTGCTGCAGGATGAATTGATCAACCTTGATTTCAATGGAATGGTTGATATTTCTGATTCTTTGCCGGTTTTTAATTTTCAGGCAGACCTGAGAAATGCCATGCTGACTAAACTAAATCTCTGGGAGAGAGATTCAAGTTCCATGATATCTACACATATGAATCTGGATTTCAGGGGCAATACACTGGATAATTTAATGGGCTCGCTGAATTTTGAGAATACCGTTTATGTAGAAAATAAACATACCATTGTAATGAATCAATTGATGCTGCTTACTCAATCATTGAGTAACAATGGGAAAAGGATGACACTTAAGTCAGATTTTGCCGATGCAGTATTTTCCGGTCAATATACATTTGATGACCTTACTGAGTATCTCACCCTGGTGTTTACGGATTATCTGCCTGCCATTGCACTGGTTTCCCCATCACTCCCCCGTGAAGTAAAAGGGAGTTTCGATTATACCATTCAACTCAGGAACACCAAACCTTTGACAGATATTTTTGTACCGGGATTGCAAATTGATCCCAATACTGTAGTTTCTGGCGGCTTTGACCCATCTAAAGGCCTGGTCAATGTAAATGGACGATCCCCTTCAATCCGGCTGAATGGATTCACTTTCGAGGACTGGTCTCTTCAAGGTGCTTCCGAAGGTGGGAAATTGGGAGTTGAAATGAACTGCCGTGATATTACCCTTCTTTCGGATGATGACGAAGAAACGCCTGATGCGCACCTTGAGCAATTTAAACTATTCTCGACTGCTCAAAATGATACCATAAAATTCAGAGTGGTATGGAATGATGTTGATACTGCTGATAAAAACAGGGCTGATTTTGGAGGATCTCTCAGCTTTAGTTCTTACCCCATGCTTGCCTTAAGCCTTGATTCGGCAGGGATAAATATTAACGATACACTATGGAGCATTAAAGCGGGTAATAAAATTCTGATAGATACTACATCCATTCAGGTAATGGATTTACAAATTGCCAGTAAATATCAATCTATAGCAATTGATGGCAGGATTACAGATGACCCTCTTGACCAGCTCTTTATCAGGTTAGACCATTTCAACATATCACAATTGGATTTGTATACCAGGCCATGGGGAATCGATTTTGATGGTTATGTGAATGGAACGCTTGCATTATCAGATGTTTTCCATATTCCTCTCATAAAGGCATCCTTATTGGTAAATAAGCTGGGATTTAACCATGAAGCCCTTGGTGATGCCGAAATTAACTCTTCATGGGATAATACCCAGAAAGCCATTATGTTGGATACCCGAATTGTTTACCAGGGGAATGCAGGAGTTCATTATCCTTTGCTTGCTAAAGGGGCAATTTATACTGAACGATCTAAGAATAATTTTGATATCAGTGTGAAAGTTGATAACATAAAGCTGAAAGTATTACAGCCTTTTTTTATAGGGCTATTTTCACGAATGAAAGGCTACGGTTCCGGAGATCTTACTCTCACCGGTGCATTTGAGAACCCGATCCTTACCGGGAAAGTCAAACTTATGCGTTCCGAGTTGATGATTGATTATCTGAGAACCAGCTATTCTTTCACTGGTGATTTCAATTTTGCCGAGGACCTGATGTGGTTTGAAAATATTAATGTTGCCGATTCTGTTGGAAATACCGGTTCAACATCAGGAAAAATCAGCCATCATGCCTTTAAAGATTGGTTTCTTGACATCGATGTAGTATCCAATAATCTAACGGTGTTAAATACTACTTTTTCTCCCGCTGAAATGTACTATGGGAAGGCCCGGGCTAATGGTAAAATGCAATTGAAAGGGCCTGTTAACGACCTTAAACTATCGGTACAGGCCAGATCGGTTAAAGGAACTGATGTCTTTATTCCTATCAATACAGATGTAACTATTGCGGAGAACGATTACATTTATTACGTCAACACGGAAAGTAAAGACGATCCAAAAGCAGGTCCACCTCCGGAACCTTCCAATTTAAGTCTTCACCTGGAGTTGGATGTTTCAAAAGATGCTAACCTTGAGCTCATACTGCCATACAGGATGGGAAATATTAAGGTTAAAGGTGACGGAGCTGTGGATATGGGACTCGATAGTAAAGGGAATTATTCAATGCATGGGCAATATGTGATGGATAAAGGCTCCTTCCTTTTTAATTTCCAGGATATATTCAGCAGAACTTTTGAGATCAGGAAAGGAAGTACCATTACTTTTAATGGAAGCCCATACGATGCCGATATTAACTTGCAGGCCGTTTATAAAATCAAGACGAACCTGGCTGGATTAAGTACTGTTCCGCTTGAAGCCACCAGTAAAAGAATACCGGTCGATTGTGTCATCTCCCTTACCAACAGTCTGTATAATCCTGACATTCATTTTAGTATTGCTATGCCCGACGCTGATGCGGAAACACAACGATGGGTATTTGGTGCAATTGATACTTCCAATTCAGTGGCAATGAATCAACAAATGATATCACTGCTGCTTCTGAACAGTTTTACTTCTTCAGGTGAGTCCTCAAATATTACGGCAACAGGACTGGGTATCTCTTCCTTCAGTATCATCAGCAATCAACTAAATAACTGGCTGTCACAGATTTCTAAAGATTTTGATGTTGGTGTGAATTATCGGCCAGGAGACCAAATGTCAGCCCAGGAACTGGAACTTGCTTTGTCTACACAATTCTTCAACGATAGAGTAGTTGTTGATGGTACCTTTGGGATGACAACCTCTAATACCATCGCTAACAGCCAAAGCTCCAATCAATGGATTGGAGATGTGAATGTGGAAGTGAAAATAACTGAGGATGGCCGATTCAGGGTTAAAGCTTTCAATAGAACCAATACTTCTATTGACCTCTATACAGGTCAAGCTCCTTATACTCAAGGAGTAGGTATCCTTTATCGTAAAGATTTCGATAACCTGCGCGAACTCTTCGGAATGCAACGCAAGGCTGCCACCGGCAAATAA
- a CDS encoding UvrD-helicase domain-containing protein, with protein MKNFIVYKSSAGSGKTYTLVREYLFLAISYPSYFKQILAITFTNKAANEMKNRVVTSLLHLSNPEKFNDSAAIRFMLPDLSERTGFLPEQVALKAGEVLSALLHDYDDFAVRTIDSFVSRIIRTFAHDLHLPVDFEIEMDQDVLLIDATDRLIAKAGIDPELTRILIEFTESKAEDEKNWHIETDIRLAGKSLFSEDGYKFASQLKEITPAKVLIIIREVRKFHAEFRESIASPAKEALQIIKNNHVEIESFYFGRQGIGSFFSAIANGQVKLPNSRVVDTIQKDSWIGNKKDIIQCEAIQRIKPDLLEKYLQIEKLLDKEYSSFKLLELVSRNLYQLGVISAIEKELEEVKKERNVLHVSEFNKLITDIIIREPVPFIYERTGEKYKHYLVDEFQDTSELQWKNLLPLITNSLATAQFNLVVGDEKQAIYRFRNGQVEQFMLLPNLPAAYDQEVFADARHALRNNYDEKLLNSNFRSLPAIIEFNNEFFEFVSQKLDDSLRSIYDKQEQIPVPGRSGGTVSIDFLEAGDAQSFKEMTLDRILGIINDLKLKGYSYSDQVILTRSNAQGCAVARFLMNQGISVVSTEALLLSSSPKVNFIVSVLTMLSNPGDMISTSSVLIYLILNKQLKHEPEELGSLIQSNDFEQVLLNSGIVFSRKLLLRLPLYDMCEEVLRVFEMDLAPYDPYIQFFLEFVNRYSQKETYELQDLLLAWNENKGKLSVIVPEGIDAVRIMTIHKAKGLEFPVVIWPFATEFLKTTMDKVWIKPTNPVLSGLPVALLPVISELESVGYGEEYRTERNKSLLDMINMIYVAFTRPVDRLYVLSKLPSKNKSESMSLPGLLRDYLIASNKNWAVSGNIYHYGEEDFLKKEKNIERVAVPTIDNFISNSWHGRINIAKRAPEIWEGVNAGDQQAWGELVHDSLSKVSASKDIDKTLENICLNAQLTESQAQRLNRQVRTVLNHELLSPLFACKASIQSERGVLLPDGAVVRPDQVIIDNEKVSLLEFKTGKPLEDHLKQIQRYADALSDMGYRNIMKYLVYIDDEKVDVRIVE; from the coding sequence ATGAAAAATTTCATAGTATATAAGTCATCAGCAGGTTCAGGCAAGACTTACACGCTTGTGCGGGAGTACCTTTTTCTGGCTATTTCATACCCATCTTATTTCAAGCAAATATTGGCCATTACCTTTACAAACAAGGCTGCCAATGAAATGAAGAACAGGGTTGTAACCAGCCTGTTGCATCTTAGTAACCCGGAGAAATTCAATGATTCAGCAGCCATACGATTTATGCTGCCTGACCTTTCTGAACGAACTGGTTTTCTGCCGGAACAGGTTGCTCTTAAAGCAGGGGAGGTGCTATCCGCATTATTGCATGATTATGACGATTTTGCTGTCAGGACGATCGATAGTTTTGTTTCAAGAATTATCAGGACGTTTGCTCATGATCTTCACCTCCCGGTCGATTTTGAGATTGAGATGGATCAGGATGTACTTCTGATTGATGCCACAGATAGGTTGATCGCTAAGGCAGGTATTGATCCTGAATTGACTCGTATCCTTATTGAGTTCACTGAATCGAAAGCTGAGGATGAAAAAAACTGGCACATTGAAACTGATATCAGGCTGGCTGGTAAAAGTCTGTTCTCCGAAGATGGGTACAAATTTGCTTCTCAACTCAAGGAAATAACCCCTGCAAAGGTATTGATCATTATCAGGGAGGTCAGGAAATTCCATGCGGAATTCAGGGAATCCATTGCCTCCCCGGCTAAAGAAGCATTACAGATCATTAAAAATAATCATGTTGAAATTGAATCCTTTTATTTCGGACGACAGGGAATAGGCTCATTTTTCAGTGCGATTGCCAATGGTCAGGTGAAGCTTCCGAACAGTCGCGTTGTTGATACAATTCAAAAGGATTCATGGATCGGAAATAAAAAAGATATCATTCAGTGTGAAGCAATCCAAAGAATCAAACCGGATCTGCTTGAGAAATATTTGCAGATTGAAAAATTGCTTGACAAGGAGTATAGTAGTTTTAAATTACTGGAACTCGTTAGCCGGAACTTATATCAGTTAGGGGTGATCAGTGCAATTGAAAAAGAGCTGGAAGAGGTTAAGAAAGAGAGGAATGTTCTGCATGTATCTGAATTTAACAAATTGATAACGGATATTATCATCAGGGAGCCTGTGCCTTTCATTTATGAGCGAACAGGTGAAAAATATAAGCATTATTTGGTGGACGAATTCCAGGATACTTCGGAACTCCAGTGGAAAAACCTGCTCCCTTTAATTACCAATTCCCTTGCTACTGCACAGTTTAACCTGGTTGTTGGCGATGAGAAACAAGCCATCTATCGTTTCAGGAACGGACAAGTGGAGCAGTTTATGCTCTTGCCCAATTTACCTGCAGCTTATGATCAGGAAGTATTTGCAGATGCCAGGCATGCACTCAGGAACAATTATGATGAGAAACTGTTGAATAGTAATTTCAGGTCATTGCCAGCAATTATTGAGTTCAACAATGAGTTTTTTGAGTTTGTTTCTCAAAAACTTGATGATTCACTTCGTTCCATCTACGACAAACAGGAACAAATTCCAGTGCCAGGCCGATCCGGGGGAACTGTAAGTATTGATTTCCTGGAAGCCGGTGATGCACAGAGTTTCAAGGAAATGACTCTTGACAGGATACTTGGGATTATCAATGATTTAAAACTGAAAGGTTATTCTTATTCTGATCAGGTAATTCTCACCCGCTCCAATGCACAGGGATGTGCAGTAGCCCGATTCCTGATGAACCAGGGTATCAGCGTGGTTTCTACGGAAGCTTTATTATTGTCTTCTTCACCAAAAGTGAATTTTATTGTTTCAGTTCTTACTATGCTTTCTAATCCCGGGGATATGATTTCCACCTCTTCGGTCCTGATATATCTCATCTTAAATAAACAATTGAAGCACGAACCGGAGGAATTGGGTTCACTCATTCAATCAAATGATTTTGAACAGGTATTGCTAAATTCTGGGATTGTATTTTCACGTAAGTTACTCTTGAGATTGCCTTTATATGATATGTGTGAGGAGGTTCTCAGAGTATTTGAAATGGACCTGGCACCCTATGACCCCTACATTCAGTTTTTCCTTGAATTTGTGAACCGCTATTCCCAGAAGGAAACCTATGAATTGCAGGATTTATTGTTAGCATGGAATGAGAATAAAGGAAAATTAAGTGTGATTGTTCCGGAAGGTATTGATGCCGTGCGTATCATGACAATCCATAAAGCAAAAGGTCTTGAGTTTCCGGTTGTTATCTGGCCTTTTGCAACAGAATTTCTAAAGACTACAATGGATAAAGTATGGATCAAGCCAACAAACCCGGTATTGTCTGGCTTACCAGTAGCTTTGTTACCTGTGATATCGGAACTTGAATCTGTTGGATATGGTGAAGAGTACAGAACTGAGCGTAATAAATCACTTCTGGACATGATAAATATGATTTATGTTGCATTTACACGGCCGGTAGATCGCTTGTATGTGCTTTCAAAACTCCCTTCGAAAAATAAATCGGAATCAATGTCGCTGCCGGGACTACTTCGTGACTACTTAATTGCTTCGAATAAGAATTGGGCAGTAAGTGGAAATATTTACCATTATGGAGAAGAAGATTTTCTAAAAAAGGAAAAAAATATAGAAAGAGTTGCGGTTCCTACTATTGATAACTTTATTTCCAACTCATGGCATGGACGGATCAATATTGCAAAAAGGGCACCTGAAATATGGGAAGGGGTTAATGCAGGTGATCAACAAGCATGGGGAGAACTTGTGCATGATTCACTCTCAAAAGTGAGTGCATCAAAGGATATCGACAAGACATTAGAAAATATTTGCCTGAATGCGCAACTTACCGAAAGTCAGGCACAGCGACTCAACCGGCAGGTGAGAACTGTACTGAATCATGAACTTTTAAGCCCCTTGTTTGCTTGTAAAGCTTCCATTCAATCCGAAAGAGGTGTACTTTTGCCGGATGGAGCTGTTGTTCGTCCTGACCAGGTCATTATTGACAATGAAAAGGTAAGCCTGCTGGAATTTAAGACTGGCAAACCTCTTGAAGATCATCTGAAACAAATTCAACGTTATGCTGATGCCTTGAGTGATATGGGTTACCGAAATATCATGAAGTACCTGGTTTATATTGATGATGAAAAGGTTGATGTCAGGATTGTAGAATAG
- the mnmH gene encoding tRNA 2-selenouridine(34) synthase MnmH has translation MPRILNPKEFLSFSNQWPVIDVRSPGEYAIGHISGAFNLPLFTDDERAIIGTLYAKQGKDPAVKQGMEIVGLKFGSFISEIEKITTAKQIGIHCWRGGMRSESLAWFYEKLGYEVFLLEGGYKAYRKFIRSSFKTSPGIFLLGGMTGSGKTEILGELEKIGEQTIDLEGMAHHKGSSFGHLGQSVQPSTEQFENDLYVCWAQKNNQQPLWIEHESHKVGTVYLPDTFRASMQNGTLIRLILPLEIRVSRLMNEYSHFDKSLLKESILHICQGMGTYQNKLALEALESGKLSEVAEIVLQYYDKTYEFALKKRPFKKVFEIRLDSPDMKMNARKILDFTKSQMNIHERRS, from the coding sequence ATGCCCCGGATTCTTAACCCGAAAGAATTTCTTTCATTCAGTAATCAATGGCCTGTCATCGATGTCAGGTCACCAGGGGAATATGCTATCGGACATATTTCAGGAGCCTTTAACCTGCCTCTTTTTACAGATGATGAAAGGGCCATTATTGGGACTCTGTATGCAAAGCAAGGGAAGGATCCCGCTGTAAAACAAGGTATGGAAATCGTCGGTTTGAAATTTGGAAGTTTTATATCGGAAATTGAAAAAATTACTACAGCTAAACAGATTGGAATCCATTGCTGGAGAGGGGGAATGAGAAGTGAAAGCCTGGCCTGGTTTTACGAAAAACTGGGTTATGAGGTTTTTCTCCTTGAAGGTGGATATAAGGCTTATCGAAAATTCATCAGATCAAGTTTCAAGACCTCTCCTGGTATATTTTTGCTGGGAGGCATGACCGGTAGTGGGAAAACTGAAATACTAGGCGAATTAGAGAAGATTGGAGAACAAACCATCGATCTTGAAGGAATGGCTCACCATAAAGGTTCGTCATTCGGCCATCTCGGGCAATCCGTCCAACCCTCAACAGAGCAGTTTGAAAATGATCTTTACGTTTGCTGGGCACAAAAAAACAATCAGCAACCGTTATGGATTGAGCATGAGAGCCATAAAGTGGGGACAGTTTACCTTCCTGATACATTCAGGGCAAGCATGCAGAACGGAACCTTAATCCGGCTGATATTGCCACTGGAAATCAGGGTCTCCCGACTTATGAATGAATACTCCCATTTCGATAAATCCCTGTTAAAGGAGTCAATTCTGCATATCTGCCAGGGGATGGGTACTTATCAGAATAAACTGGCACTTGAAGCCCTGGAAAGTGGAAAATTGTCAGAGGTGGCAGAGATTGTGCTGCAATATTATGACAAGACCTATGAGTTTGCATTGAAAAAACGGCCATTTAAAAAGGTCTTTGAAATCCGGCTGGATTCGCCGGATATGAAAATGAATGCCAGGAAAATTCTTGATTTTACTAAGTCACAAATGAATATCCATGAACGCAGATCATAA
- the selD gene encoding selenide, water dikinase SelD — MNADHNETIKLTHFSHGMGCGCKMRPQYLEKILKNLPVPLDPAVLVGTSTSDDATVYQINDEQAIVQTVDFFTPIVDDPYDFGAIAAANAMSDIYAMGGKPLFALNVVAFPSKKLSGDVLEAILRGASDKAAEAGISILGGHSIDDEEPKFGMTVTGIIHPAKILMNCNAKPGDVLILTKSLGTGIISTAIRKEISTDNSRKEAVESMKTLNKMAAEVISGFPVNACTDVTGFGLLGHLSEMTRGSKVNAEVFFSKLPLMEGIYKYAEDGAVSGGTKGNVEYYSTWIQWSDELDIFERYIFCDAQTSGGLLISIPEESAPALIDALHAKKVLNASVIGRIVQGNEGIISALK, encoded by the coding sequence ATGAACGCAGATCATAATGAAACTATAAAACTCACTCATTTTTCACATGGAATGGGATGTGGATGCAAAATGAGACCACAATACCTGGAGAAAATACTGAAAAATCTCCCGGTTCCGCTTGATCCAGCTGTATTGGTAGGGACCTCAACCTCCGATGATGCAACCGTTTATCAAATTAATGATGAGCAGGCCATCGTGCAGACCGTTGATTTTTTTACCCCAATAGTAGATGATCCTTATGATTTTGGAGCAATAGCTGCAGCTAATGCCATGAGTGATATTTATGCAATGGGAGGAAAGCCTTTGTTCGCTTTGAATGTAGTTGCATTTCCCTCTAAGAAATTATCCGGAGATGTGCTGGAAGCCATACTGAGAGGTGCATCAGATAAAGCAGCAGAAGCCGGCATCAGTATACTTGGAGGACACAGCATCGATGATGAAGAACCCAAATTTGGTATGACTGTCACAGGGATTATTCATCCTGCAAAAATTCTGATGAATTGTAACGCAAAGCCGGGGGATGTCCTGATCCTCACAAAATCCCTGGGTACTGGAATTATATCTACTGCCATCAGGAAGGAAATCTCTACTGATAATTCAAGGAAAGAAGCTGTAGAAAGTATGAAGACTTTGAATAAGATGGCTGCGGAAGTGATATCCGGTTTTCCTGTGAATGCCTGCACAGATGTGACCGGATTTGGACTTTTAGGTCACCTGAGTGAAATGACCAGGGGAAGTAAAGTGAATGCAGAAGTCTTTTTCAGTAAGTTGCCTCTCATGGAAGGAATTTATAAGTATGCTGAAGATGGAGCTGTTTCAGGGGGGACCAAAGGGAATGTTGAATATTATTCTACATGGATTCAGTGGTCAGATGAGTTGGATATATTCGAACGTTATATTTTCTGTGATGCTCAAACTTCAGGAGGCCTGTTGATTTCAATACCTGAAGAATCTGCTCCGGCACTCATCGATGCACTTCATGCGAAAAAGGTGCTCAATGCTTCAGTCATCGGACGAATTGTGCAAGGTAATGAAGGCATTATTTCCGCATTAAAATGA